ATCTGAACGTCGGCGGATGGGGCAACAGCGCCAACGTCGCGCGGATGGCCGGGTACGAATTTCTGACCGCGCATAAGGACGGCACCTGGCTCGCCCTGGGAGCCAACGTACCTTTCGCGCACCGTTCGTGCGGCTACGTCGGCAAGACCGACGGATGGCAGGACCTCAGTCAGAATTTCAAGCTCGACTGGGAGTTCGCCTCAGCCCCTGATGGCAACGTCGCGCTGACCGCCGAGATCGATCTGCCCGAGGACCGCCACTTCACCCTCGGCCTCGCCTTCGGCAACAGCCTGCATCGCGCGGTGACCTGCCTCTACCAGTCGCTCGGCGTGCCCTTCGCGCAGCATTCGGCGCGCTTCATTGAGCAATGGAGCCGCGCCTGCGTGCATATGTACCCGCTGGAGCAATGGACCGGCGACGGCGGCCATCTCTGCCACCGAAGCCGCGAATTGCTGCTCGCCCATGAGGACAAGCGCTTCCCCGGCGCGCTAATCGCTTCGTTGAGCATCCCCTGGGGCGAGGTCAAAGGGGACGAAGACCTTGGCGGCTACCATCTGGTATGGACGCGCGACATGGTCAACAGCGCGACCGGATTGCTGGCGGGCGGCGACCTAGCCACGCCGCTGCGCGCGCTCATCTACCTCGCCTGCTCGCAGCGCCCTGACGGCGGGTTTCCGCAAAATTTCTGGATCGACGGCACGCCCTACTGGTCGGGCATCCAACTCGACGAGGTCGCCTTTCCGATCATGCTGGCGTACCGGTTGGCGCAAAGCGGCGCCGCGATGGGCGCGTTCGATCCCTATCCGATGGTGCTGGCGGCGGCCCGCTACCTGATTTACGAAGGCCCGATCACGCCGCAGGAGCGATGGGAGGAGAACAGCGGCTACTCGCCTTCGACGCTGGCGAGCAATATCGCGGCCCTGGTATGCGCGGCGCACCTGGCCAAAGAACGCGGCGACGCGGCGACCGCCGAGTTCCTGCTGGATTACGCCGACTTTCTCGAATCCCACATCGAACGCTGGACCGTCACCGGACAGGGCTTCATCGTGCCCGGGATCAAGCGCCACTATGTCCGCATCAACCCCGCCGACCCTGCAGCGGGCACGTCGAATGAAGATCCCGACCACGCAATGGTTACGATCCATAACCGCGCGCCCGGCGAGCCCTACCAGTTTCCCGCGGCCGAAATCGTCGACGCGGGTTTCCTCGAACTCGTGCGTTACGGCATCCGCCGCCCCGGCGGTCCGCTGATCGAGGATTCGCTGCG
The nucleotide sequence above comes from Candidatus Binataceae bacterium. Encoded proteins:
- a CDS encoding glycoside hydrolase family 15 protein, translated to MATIVNDPRASGAPGIEPRWTHSAKDVVGTAYSTASPVWFTASGGVLSEVYFPTIDRPQIRDLQYLVTDGKTFFHDVHRDQDSSIEYLTERGLGVRITNADRDGRYRVVMEVISDPHQPCVLLDTRLEGDADLLRRLRLFVLLSPHLNVGGWGNSANVARMAGYEFLTAHKDGTWLALGANVPFAHRSCGYVGKTDGWQDLSQNFKLDWEFASAPDGNVALTAEIDLPEDRHFTLGLAFGNSLHRAVTCLYQSLGVPFAQHSARFIEQWSRACVHMYPLEQWTGDGGHLCHRSRELLLAHEDKRFPGALIASLSIPWGEVKGDEDLGGYHLVWTRDMVNSATGLLAGGDLATPLRALIYLACSQRPDGGFPQNFWIDGTPYWSGIQLDEVAFPIMLAYRLAQSGAAMGAFDPYPMVLAAARYLIYEGPITPQERWEENSGYSPSTLASNIAALVCAAHLAKERGDAATAEFLLDYADFLESHIERWTVTGQGFIVPGIKRHYVRINPADPAAGTSNEDPDHAMVTIHNRAPGEPYQFPAAEIVDAGFLELVRYGIRRPGGPLIEDSLRVIDAVLKTSFPAGPCWRRYTHDGYGQRDDGGPFDGWGVGRPWPLLTGERGHYELAAGRDVSPYLRAIENFATAATRLLPEQIWDRPDLPAALMYFGKPTGAAMPLMWAHAEYLKLLRSAADGVVFDLIPEVAERYRAGKPRAAIEVWKRNRQIQSVAPPCRLRVQCDEPFMLHWTKDEWHHAHDSHSQHTAVGLDFVDIDITASDRAPVRFTFYWESRQKWEGRDYAVELQGG